The following are from one region of the Arachis duranensis cultivar V14167 chromosome 10, aradu.V14167.gnm2.J7QH, whole genome shotgun sequence genome:
- the LOC107469876 gene encoding uncharacterized protein LOC107469876, translated as MEQQRLGDTSMCVYVLLLTEDKQRIVVKNGKDALDICRVVNGMWQTSGGWGRIERDGAVDAMLRYADSGLTTFDMADIYGPAEDLYGIFINRVRHGRPPEFLEKVRGLTK; from the exons ATGGAACAGCAACGGCTAGGAGATACAAGCATGTGTGTTTATGTGCTACTGCTAACAGAGGATAAGCAAAGGATTGTTGTCAAGAATGGGAAGGATGCGTTGGATATATGTCGCGTTGTTAATGGGATGTGGCAGACGAGTGGCGGGTGGGGAAGAATTGAGAGGGATGGTGCTGTTGATGCTATGCTTAGATATGCTGATTCTGGGTTAACCACTTTTGATATGGCTGATATAT ATGGGCCTGCTGAAGATCTATATGGCATTTTCATTAACCGAGTTCGTCATGGGCGTCCACCAGAATTCTTGGAGAAGGTCAGAGG TCTCACTAAATAG